A region of the Candidatus Methylomirabilota bacterium genome:
GAGGGGCGGGGCTTCGACATCTATGTGGGCTGCAGCGCCGGCGCGGTGGTCGGCTCCCTCCTGGCCAACGGCATCCGCGCCGCCGAAATCTACCGGATCCTCGACGAGGACCTGTCCGACCCCCTCAACTTCCGGCGGGGCGCCGTCTTCGCGTCCGACTCCTTCCGGCGTGCGGCCGGGCGCTTCGGCCGGATCGTCTGGGCCTTCGGCAAGAATGCGATGGTCGGGCTCCGCGGCTCCATCCCCGACATGCTGGCCCGCGCCGAGCGCGACCTGCCCCCCGGGTTCTTCTCCCTGGAGGCGCTCGAGCGGTTCATGCGGGAAGCGTTCGCGGCGCGCGGTCTGCCCAACTCGTTCCGCGAGCTCTCCCGGACGCTGCTCATTCCCGCCATCGACCTGGACAGCGCGGAGCGGGTCGTCTTCGGCCAGGGAGACCTGCACGACGTTCCGATCAGCCAGGCCGTGGCCGCCTCCTCGGCGATCCCCGGCTTCTTCGATCCGTACACCATCGGGGGCCGTGACTACGTGGACGGCGGCGTCGGGTTCAGCGGCCACGCCGATCTGGCGGCGGCGGCGGGCGCCGAGGTCGTGTTCGTGGTGCACCCGCTGGTGCCGAGCCTGTCCGATGGGGCCGGTCCCGCGCTTCGGGCGCGCGGCCTCTACACGATCATGGAGCAGGCCAGCCGCATCTACGGCCAGAACCTCCTGCAGCTGGGCCTGGCGACGCTCTCCATCAAGTTCCCACGGACGACCTTCTTCCTGCTCGAGCCCCCCCGCACCAAGACGCCGCTCTTCGGCCCCTCGATGGGCTTCGAGGCGGCCCGCGCCGCGCTCCGCTTCGGCTACACCTCGACCAAGGAATGGCTCGACACGAAGGGGCAGCCGCTCCTGCGCCGCCTCCTGCCCGACCCGTACGCCGTCGCCTTCTAGCCCCGATCCGAAATTCTTTTGGCGAGGTATGTGCGGAAACGCGGCGTCGGTAGCGGCCGTGGCCAGCGTGGGTACGTGCGCACCCACGTCCTCCTATAGAGACGCTGGCTGCGGTCGAACCATCTCCTGAACACCGCCCATGTTCGCGGCCATGTGCCGCTTTCACCTGCGAGCTTATTTCGGATCGGGGTATACCCTCAACCCGGCGACCTCGTCGAGATGGACACCGCCAGCCTCAGCACGCCCAAGAACCGCGTCGTCAGCCGATCAGGCGCCCGCCCATGACGCGAATGGTGTCGCCGGTGACGTAGCCGGAGGCGTCGGAGGCCAGGAACACGCAGGCCTCCGCGATCTCCTCGGGCCGGCCGAGCCGGCCGAGCGGGATCTGCTTGAGCTGCGCCGGCGCCTCCGGCGGGGCCTGGCGCCACTCCGGGTACCACTCGGCGTGGCGCCGCTCGGTGTCGATGAAGCCGGGCATCACCATATTGGCGCGGATGCCGAACGGCCCCAGCTCGGCGGCCAGCGCTCGCACCAGGCCGAGCAGGCCGGTCTTGGCGGTGGTGACGGCGGCCGTGTTGGGCCGCCCGGTCAGGCTGGACATGCCGCCGAGGGCGATGATGCTGCCCCGCCGGCGCTCCTTCATGGCCGGCACCACCGCGCGCGCCAGGTAGAAGGCCGAGTGCAGGTTGACGGCGAGCACGTGGTGCCAGTCGTCGAGCGATGTCTCGGTGAGGGCCTTGTGCGGCCGGATGGCCGCGTTGCAGACGAGCACGTCGATGGCCCCCAGCTCGGCGAGCGCCTGCGTGACCATGGCCTCGACGGCGGCAGCGTCGGCGATGTCGGCCAGCAGGGGGACGGCGCGCACGCCGGCTTCCCGGCACTCGGCGGCCACGCCCTCCAGCTCCTCGCCGTTGACACGGGTGTTCAGCGCGAGGTCCGCGCCCTCGGCGGCGAACGCCAGAGCGATGGCCCGGCCGATGTTGCGGCTGGCGCCGGTGATGAGGGCGGTCTTACCCTTGAGCCTCATGCGCGTTGTCCTCACCGAGAAAGGTTCAGTTCTTCTTGAGACGCACCTCTTCCAAGGGCGCCGACCAGGGATAGGGATTGATCAGCATCAGCGCGGGCTCCGCCACCCGCGGCCCGATCCCACTCGGCCAGATGTATTCGTAGATGGGCCCGAGCCTCACGCGGTCGTGAATCAGCTGCTGGATCTGGTGCAGCACCGCTTCGCGCTTTTTCCGGTCGGTTTCCCGCGCCTGCTGCTTGAACAGCGCGTCGACGTCGGGATAGCCGCCGTAGGCCCAGGCACCGTCACTCGGGTAGACTTCCGACATTCGCGAGGCGGCGTTGCCGTACAGGGCGCTCGTGCAGACACACAGCCCCTTGAGCTTCTTCGTGGCCAGCGCCGAGTAGTAGGCGGCGCGCTCCATCGGCCGCATTCGGAGCCTGATCCCGACCGCCTGCAGGTAGCCCACGATCGCCTCGCCCAGCGAGAAGTACGGCGGCAGCTGGTGCAGGTCGCCAGCGTCGAAGCCGTTGGGATAGCCCGCCTCGGCGAGCAACTGCTTCGCCCTCGCAGGATTGTAGGGATAGGGCTCGATGGGGAGCGCGAACTCGAAGCTCCGAGGGATGAAGTTTCCGGCGGGCTTGGAGGCTCCGAGCGTCTCGGCGTCGCTCAGCGCCTGGCGATCGATGGCGTAGTTGGCGGCCAGCCGCACCCGCCTGTCGGCCCACGGGGACTTGGGGTCCCATTGCTCCAGGAAGTCCAGGAAGAAGATCCCGATTCCCCCGGAGAAAGCCAGCTTGAGCGCAGGATCCTTCTTCACCTCCTGGGCCTGCGGGACATCCAACGAATAGGCGATGTCGACCTCTCCCCGCTTCAGCATGGCCATCCGTGTCGTCGCCTCCAGGACGACCTTGAAGACCAGGCGCTTCACCGAGGGCGTCTTGCGCCAGTAGCCCTCGAAGGCCTCCATGACCAGCTCGATGCCGGGCGCGTGACTCACGAACTTGTACGGCCCGAGCCCCACAGGGTGCCTCTTGAAGCTCTCCTCGCCCACCTTCTCGATGTGCTTCTTGGGCGCGATCCAGGCGGCCCCGGTCGCCAGGGTTCCGTAGAAGGCCATGAAGTCGGGAAAGGGCTCATGGAGGTGGAACCGCACCCGGTAGGGACCGACGACCTCGATCTCCCGGACCTTCTCCTTGAGGACCCTCGCCCCCTTGGAGCGCTGGAAGCTGAACTTCACGTCCTCGGCCGTGAAGGGATCGCCGTTGTGGAACTTCAAGCCCTCGCGGAGCTTGAACTCGTAGACGCGCTGATCGGCGCTCAGCGTCCAGGACTCGGCCAGGCTCGGCGTCATGAGATTCCCGGGCATGGGTTTCACCAGGGCGTCGTGGAGAGCGTAGAGCACCCAGAATGGCGTGAGCTGCCCCACGACCTCTCCCGGATCGAACCAGACGGGGGACAGCGTCACGTACAGCGCCCAGCGCATCTCTCCTTCCGGCTTGGGCTCCGAAGCCGCTGGTGCGAAGACCCCGCCCCCGAGCAGGGCGCACCACGACAACACCAACCCCAGAACAAGCTTCCGGCGGCCATTCATGGCTTTCCCCTCCGGCTTCTTCCTACCGCGTCTTCGCCCGCGATGGCAAGCCTCAGGCGCCGGGCGGAGCCAGCGCGGTGAGGTGCCCCATGACTTCGGCGGCGAACAGGTCGATCGACGCACCTCCCGCCGGTCGAGATGATCGAAGATCCCCAGCTCCATCGGTCAGTCGGCCATCGATAGGGCCGCGCGGGAGATTCGGAGGCCGTCGCCGCCGCGCTGCATCCAGTCGGCTTCGCGGAACGCCTCGCTGATCTGCGCGAGTGGGAAGACGTGGGAGACCAGGCGCTCGAACGGAAAGCGCCCGAGGTTGCGGCGCAGGAAGCCGAGCGCCCGGGCCAGCGCCCACGGCGAGTAGTTGGAGGCGGCCACCAGCCGCGCGTTGCCGCGGACGAGGGCCGTCGCGTCGTAGGAGAAGACGTTGCCGGGCGCGATGGACCCGATCTCGAGGTAGCAGCCGCCGCCCCGCAGCATCCGCAACCCCTCGGGCACGACCTCCGGGTAGCCGACGAAGTCCGCCACGACGTCGGCCCCGAAGCCGCCGGTCAGGTCCATGACGGCCTGGATGCGGCGCTCGGGCGTGGGCAGATCGCCGAGACTCAGCGCGTGGTCGGCGCCGAAGGCGCGCGCCAGCTCCAGGCGCGAGGCCACGCGGTCGAGCACGATGACACGGTCGGCCCCCGTGTCGCGGGCGACAGCGACCGCGTTGAGGCCGAGGCCCCCAGCGCCCTGGATCACCAGGGTGTCACCGGGGCGCAGGCCGGCACGCGTGAGCCCGTAGATCACCTGAGCCAGGGCGCAGTTGGCGGGGGTCGCGACGTCGTCGGAGACCTCGTCGGGGATCCGGAACACCCAGCCGCCAGGGCGGAGGTGATAGTAGTCCCCGTAGGCGTTGTTGAAGTAGGGCGCCGTCCCCGCCACGCGAGACGGGCGCCCCTTCCGGGGGCAACTCCCCATCTCGTCCCGCAAGCACACCGGGCAGCGGCCGCAGGGGAAGAAGTAGAGGAAGGTCACCCGGTCGCCCTCAAGGAGCGGCTGGCCGGCCGAGTCCACCGTGACGCCGGCGCCGAGGCGCTCGATGTGGCCGCACATCTCGTGGCCGAAGGTGAGGTCGCGCGGCGGTGAGCCGTACACCTCCTTCATCTCGCCGCGCCAGATGTGGAGGTCGGAGCCACAGACGCCGGCCCGCGTCAGCCGGACCAGGATCGCGCCGGGCGCCGGATCCGGCACCGGGTATTCGCGCAGCTCGAAGTCACCGCCGTAGGCCTTGAGCACCGCCACCCGTCCCGTCATGCGCCCCCCCCTTGCCCGCCTGGAGCCCCTCCGCGCTCAGGAGTTCAACACACTACTCGATTGGCGGTCGCAGCGCACGCCCGCCGGAGGCGATACCGCCGCCGGCGTAGGTGCTTGTTGGGACAGGGAAGCGACTCAGTCCGAGCGTCTTCCGGACGAGAGGAGATCGTTCAGCGAAACGGGCGGAGTAGTCTGCTCCTGAAGGTGCCCGTCACGTCCCGCGTGGGTTCCTTCCACTGCCCCGACGTACAGGCCATCGGCCGCCTACTCGACCCCATACAGCCGAGCACAGATCTTGTCGATCACATCACGGCCGGCTCTGCACGCGACGGCCTCACCCAGTTCGGGGAGCGCGTCGGCCGGGGGCAGCGGCAGGGCTTCCAGTTCGTACGCGGAAACGGCGACACTCCCGCTCAAGCAGCGAAAGGCTTGATCCGCGACGCCGCTGTTAAGAAAGGTGGCGAGGACCTCGGGCCGAACGGCCGGAGTCGACTCGAGAGGTCGCAGCATGTTCAAGTGATTCTCCACGACCGCTCCGCCATGTTGTTTGAGGAGCTGAGCAGGGAGGACAGTGGCTATCAGACGTCGTGACTGTTCTTTGGCTGTGGTGCGCTGGAGAAGGACACAGCTCTGTGTCACAACCAGCCAGTCATCCTCGGGCCGCGGCCTGAAGTATGGCTGGTGGTTGGCCTTTGTCGCCCGCAGGACGAACCGCCCGTCCGAAGTGACAGCCTCGGCCCAGATGAGGGGTAGGCATTGGGGACCTAGCCCTCTGCGGAGTTGATCCTTGTGGCGGTTCCACACGAGAGGTCCGGTGCTGACGGTGTAGCCCCAATCGACGAGCCGATGCGGCATGTTTCGCATGCGTTCGATTAGCGAGGCCTGGGCGACGTTCCTCGGGATCAGCCAGGGTTCGGCGGGCGCGCCCGGGAGAGTGAAGCTGCCCACGGTGACCAGCTGCACCGTGCTCTCGTCGACGGGCGTCAAAAAACTGACGGGCACTTCGCCGGGCACCCCGTCGCGACGGTAGGTCGCGAGGAGCGCCTCCTGCAAGACATCATCGAAGACCCCTTTGCGATGCGCGATGAAATCGATGGCCGCCGGAGGAGCAGCGCAGCCGAGGAGTTGCCGCAATTTCTTGAAATACTCCCCAGCCAAGAAGCTAGTGGGGGTGACGTACGCGACGAGACCGCCCGGCCGAACGCAGCGTAGCGCGAGATCGGTGAATACACCGTATAGATTGGCGTGGCCATATAGGCTGGCCGAGTAGCGGGCTCTCAGCTCTGGCGAAAGGGTCACCCGACCGTATGGAGGGTTCCCGACAACCAGGTCGTAGCAACCGTCACCTGACTGCCCCCTAAGACTGTCGCGCACCTCAACGACGACCGGGAGACGACGCTTAGCGGCCCGACACGTCGGCAACATCGTCGCCTCAAGGAAGGTTTGGGACATCCAAGCCGCAACCGGATCGATCTCGAAGCCATGCACACGAGCGGCGATAGCCTCCAGCAGGTTTTCAGGCTCAAGGTGCGACAACTGCTTGACGATCCGCTGCGCGACCGGGGCGAGAAACGCGCCGCCCCCGCAGGCGGGGTCCAGCACCGTGCAAGTATGCCAATCGACCCCAGCCGCCGTGGCCTGATCGAGCAGCCGCGCGGCCAAAGCAGGTGGTGTGTAGTACACGCCGAAACGTGCGCGAATCTCCGGAGGCAATGCCGCCGCGTACGTTGTCCCGACGAAATACCCGGCCGTGACCGGATCGACACGGGCCGCAGCACGACCGATAGCGTCGGCCAGCCAACTGGCTTCGTTCGTGAGGATCCGGAGATCCGGTTCGGCAGGGGACATCTGGAGTGGCCAAGTCTTGCCGTAGCCGACTTGGATTTGGTCCCAGTACCGCTGCACTCCCCTCGTGGCGAAAGCGACTGCGAAGATCCTACGGCGCCTGCTACCGAACCGTTGCGCTTGCCTGGCGGCCAGCGCCTTGCCGGCTCGAAGAACGTCGAGAGGCGACGTCCCTGGCGACCAGCCCGTGAGCCGCTCCATCACTCGATTAAGCTTGGGATTGGCTGCTGACGCCTTGGGCGGACTCATGTTCGTCGGTCGCGCCCAGCCTATCCTGTTGGTCCTCGATCGACAAACTGCTTTTTGCTGTCTCGAACTATGGACACACCTCCGATTGACCCACGGGATAGCCGCCCTCCGAAGTGCCACGCCACGCGCCCGAGTGGCTCATGCGCCCGGGACACTGGTATAGTCCCGGAAGTCGAGATCACCCGCGGGAGGGAACCATGAAGCTACTCTTCTTCGACGACTTCAAGCTGGGCGTGCTCAAGGGCGACGCGGTGATCGACGTGTCGGAGGCGGTCCGGAGCATTCCGCACACCGGCCCTCACAACCTCATCAGCGGGTTGATCGAGCGTTACGCCGACTACAAGGCGCCCCTGGAGGAGGCGGCCAAGCGCGGAAAGGGCGTGCCGCTCAGCCAGGTCAGGATCCGGCCGCCGCTGCCCAAGCCCTACAACATCGTGGCCATGGCGGTGAACTACATGGAGGACGGCACGCGGTCCGAGCCGGTGCCCCTCAATGCCTTCCACAAGTCCCCCAACAGCGTCATCGGTCCTGACGACACCATGGTGCTCCCCGACGTCCCCGCCACCATCTTCGAGGGCGAAGCGGAGCTGGCGCTGGTCATCGGCAAGCGAGCGTCTCAGGTCCGGGCGGCGGAGGCCATGGAGTACGTGTTCGGGTACCTGAACTTCATCGACGGGTCGGCCCGCGGCCTGCAGCCGGCCGGGGCCAATATCCCCGCCGGAGGCAACACCTTCTACCAGATGAAGTCGCGGGACACCTTCTCCCCTCTGGGCCCCTATCTGGTGACCGCCGACGAGGTGCCCGATCCTCACCGAGTCCAGGTCCGCCTCTGGGTGAACGGCGTGCTCAAGCAGAACTACAACACCAGCGACATGGCCCACAAGATTCCCCGATGCATCGAGTGGGTCAGCTCCATCCACACGCTGGAGCCGGGCGACGTGCTCGCGACCGGCACCAACCACCGTGGCCTCAGCGCCTTCCAGAACGGCGACCTGATCGAGCTGGAGACGGACGGGCTCGGCCGCTTACGCCTGAACGTGCGAGACGACCTGAAGCGCACCTGGGCCCGGGAGACCCGGCTCGATCGGCAGCAGAAAGGTCTGGAAGCGACGACGCCACAGCTCTCCGGGAAGCACACGCCCGCGCCGCGCTAGCCCGGGCCGGGAGCCGGTCTCAGCGCCGCTCCCAGTACGCGCCGTCACGGGGAAAGAGCGTATGGGCGAAGCGGACCTCGTTCTTGCCCTCGACCGTCTCGGCGGCGACGCCGGCGAACCGGGCGTAGTGCGGGGTCTTCCGGTGCGCCTCCAGGGCGGCCGGGTCGCGATAGACCTCGAACAGGTAGATGCGGGTCGGGTCCGACTCGTCCTGGAGCACGTTGAAGCGGAGACAGCCCGGCTCGTCCCGCTCGGAACAGATGGCGTCGTCCTCGATGGCGGCCAGGAAGCGCGCGCGCGCCTCGGACTTGACCCGGATCGTGACGACCAGTGCGTACATGGCTCCTCCTCTCTGGCCGGCGCCTTGACGGCGGTGCCGGCGCCGGAGCAGTATCACCCCCCGGGAGGACGAACGCCATGGCCTACGAAGCGCTGTTCGCCGAGACGGTCCTGATACGCGGGCATCGGGGCGACCAGATCGACGCCTACCTGGCGCGCCCGTTCGGAGCCGGCCCCTCCCCGGGCGTGGTCGTCATCCACCACATGCCCGGCTGGGATGGGCCGACCAAGGAGATCGCGCGGCGGTTCGCCCATCAGGGATACGTGGCGATCTCGCCCAACCTGCACTTCCGGGAAGGGAAGGCCACGCCGGAGGAGAACAGCGCGAGCGTGCGCGCCGCCGGAGGCATGCCCGACGATCGCACCATGGGCGACGTCCAGGGCGCCATCGATCATCTCCGCGCCTTGCCGTACCTCAGCGGCAAGGTCGGGGTCATCGGCTACTGCTCCGGGGGCCGCCAGGCCTACCTGGCCGCCTGCACGCTGCGCGGCATCGACGCCGCCATCGATTGCTACGGAGGCGGCGTCGTGGCCAAGCCCGAGGAGCTGACCCCGCGCCAGCCGGTCGCCCCCATCGAGTTCACCAAGAACCTCCAGTGCCCGCTGCTCGGATTGTTCGGCATCGAGGACGCTCGCCCCTCTCCGGACGACGTGGCCAAGACCGAGCACGCCCTCAAGGACTGCGGGAAGACCTACGAGTTCCACATGTACGAGAACGCCGGGCACGCGTTCTTCGCCGTCGATCGCCCCCAGTATCGCCAGCAGGCCGCCGGCGACGGATGGAAGAAGGTCTTCGCCTGGTTCGACAAGCACCTTCGATGATCGAGCGACGGGCCTTCGGGCGCACCGGTCACCTCAGCACCGTGACGCTCTTCGGCGGTGCCGCGCTGGCGCAGGTCAGCCAGTCGGACGCCGACCGCGTGCTGGACCTGCTCCTCCGGTACGGGGTCAACCACATCGACACCGCCGCGCGATACGGGGACTCCGAGCTGCGCATCGGCGCCTGGATGCCGCGTCACCGGAAGGACTTCTTCCTGGCCACGAAGGCCGCGACGCGAACCGCCCGCGAGGCCCGCGAGGAGATTCGCCGCTCGCTCGACCGGCTGCGCGTCGACCACGTGGACCTGATCCAACTGCACTCCCTCGGCCACCCCGACGACTGGGACCAGGCCCTGGGTCCCGGAGGCGCGCTGGAGGCGGCCGTCGAGGCCCGCCAGCAGGGCCTGGCGCGCTTCATCGGCGTGACCGGTCACGGCTGGGCCATCGCGGCCATGCACAAGCGCAGCCTGGCCCGCTTCGACTTCGACGCGGTGCTGCTGCCGTACAACTTCTTCATGGCCCAGAACGAGCGCTACCGGAGAAACTTCGAGGACGTCCTGGACATCTGCCGGGAGCGCAACGTCGCCGTCCAGATCATCAAGTCCATCGCCCGGGGGCCGTGGGCGACCGCGGACCGGACCCGTACCACGTGGTACCAGCCGCTGGAGGAGCAGGCGGACATCGACCGGGCCGTGCACTGGGCGCTCGGGCTGCCCGGTGTCTTCCTCAACACGGTGGGAGACGTCGCGCTGCTTCCGAAAGTTCTCGAGGCGGCGAGCCGCTTCGAGCGCCGCCCCGCGGACGCCGAGATGGCGACGATGCTCGATGCCAAGAGGCTGAGCTCGCTGTTCGGTCTCGGGACCTGAGCGCCGTTCAGACCTGCCCCACCCACGACGCATCGGCGACCTCGCGCCAGCGCGCGCGGATCCGCTCGACCTCGTCGGGGGGCAACGCCCCGGCCCGGAGCAACGCCGCGTTCTGCTGCCATCGCTCCGGCTTCGTGGTCCCGACGATCGCGGTGTCGACGCCCGGCACGCTCAGCGTGAAGCTCAACGCGGTTCCCACCGCGGTATCGGGCCCGGACTTCAGAAACGCGTAGTCCAGCCTCTGCAGGCGGGACCAGTAGGTCTGGTAGTAGGGCTCGGCCGGCCTCCGCGCATGGCGCCAGGCGACGTTGGCCAGCGGCCGCTTGGCGATCACGCCCATCCGGCGGGCCTCAGCGAGAGGCAGCGTGAGCTCGAGGGCCTCCTGGTCCGCGATGCTGACGGAGGTCTGGAGCGTGTCGAAGCGCCCGCACTCGATCGCGTAGCGGGCCGCCTCGCCGTCGCCGCTGTAGCCGATGTACCGCGCCCAGCCCTGCTCGCGCGCCCGCTCGAGCGCGGCGATGGCGTCGCCCTGTCGAAGCTCGCCGAGCGAGCAGCTGTGGAGCTGGATCAGGTCGAGGTACTCGGTCTGGAGGCGCTGCAGGCTCCGCTCGATACTGGCCAGGAGCGGGGCCGGCCGCCAGTCCGGGTGTCCCCAGCCGCGGGCATGGCCGCACTTGGTGAACAGGTAGAGCTCGCGCCGCCGGGCTGCGATCGCCCGCCCGATGAGCACCTCACCGTCGTCGTAGCACTCGGCCGTGTCGATCACGTTGAGACCGGCATCGAGCGCGCTTCCGAGGAGCCGGGCGACCGTGGGGCCGCTCACCCGCTGGTAGCCGATCTCGGAGCCGCCGAAGCCGAGGACGCTCGCCACGATGTCGGTCCGGCCGAGCCGGCGCCGTTCCATCTCCCCGTGCTGTGCTAGGATGCGCCGCGGTGAGGCCACCATGAAGATCACTCACGTTACCACGCGCGTGCTGAGAACACCGGCCGACAACCCGCTCGTCGTCGGCTTGCCCGCGCCCACCGACAGCCGGGAGTTCGTCACCCTCGAGCTGGGTACCGACCAGGGGCTGGTGGGCGTGGGTCTGACGTTCTTCGGCGCCGCGCTGACGCCGGCGCTCAAGACCGCGGTGGACGCGCTCGGCGGGCTCGTCGTCGGCGACGACCCCTGCCGGGTGGAGGCCATCGCCGCCAAGCTGCGGCGCGCCGCGGGCAGCTCGGGCCCCGGTGGAATCTACACGCTGGCGCTCTCGGCGATCGACATCGCGTGCTGGGACCTCCGGGGCAAGGCCGTCGGCCAGTCCGTGTGCGCGCTCCTCGGCGGCCTGCGCGAGCGCGTGCCGACCTACGCCAGCGGCGCCCTCATGCGCCCGCATCCGGTGACGTATCTGGCCGAGGCGGGACCCCGGCTGGTGAAGATGGGCTTCAGCCAGATGAAGATGCAGTGCGGGAGCGAGCCCACGATGGCGGCGTCGGTCGAGCGCGTGCGCGTCGTGCGCGAGGCCATCGGGCCCGACGTCGACCTCATGTGCGACATCAACCAGCTCTGGAGCGTCAACCACGCCATCGAGATCGGGCGCCGCATCGAGCCCTACCATCTCTATTGGCTGGAGGATCCCGTCGCCCACGACGACTACGCCGGCCTGGCCCGCGTGGCCGACGCGCTCAGCACCCCCATCGCCGCCGGCGAGTACCACTACGGCATCGTGCCCTTCCGCCACTTGCTGGAGGCGCGCGCCATCGACATCGTGATGATCGACCTCCTGCGCGTGGGCGGCATCACCCAGTGGATGAAGGTCGCCGGCATGGCCGAGGCGTTCAATCTGCCCGTGGTGAGCCACCTCGTCCCGGAGATCCACGTCCACCTCGTGGCCGCCATCCCCCACGGACTCACCGTGGAGTACATGCCGTGGACGCTGCGGCTCTTCGAGGAGACGCCGGCCATCGAGGGCGGCCAGCTCATGGTGCCGAAGAAGCCGGGGCTGGGGCTGGCCTTCGATCAGGCGGCGATCAAGCGCTACCAGGTCGGGTGAGCGCTTCGCCGAGGCATGCCCGAAGACGCCGGGCCGCCGATGGACAGGCTGATCCGCGCGACCCGGAAGGCGACCCAGGCGGACGAGTGGGCCCTCGTGCTCGCCGCCGCGGGAATCCCGCACCGCCTGGAGCCCGACGGCGCCGGCTGGACGCTGCTCGTCCCTGCCGCCG
Encoded here:
- a CDS encoding aldo/keto reductase; translation: MIERRAFGRTGHLSTVTLFGGAALAQVSQSDADRVLDLLLRYGVNHIDTAARYGDSELRIGAWMPRHRKDFFLATKAATRTAREAREEIRRSLDRLRVDHVDLIQLHSLGHPDDWDQALGPGGALEAAVEARQQGLARFIGVTGHGWAIAAMHKRSLARFDFDAVLLPYNFFMAQNERYRRNFEDVLDICRERNVAVQIIKSIARGPWATADRTRTTWYQPLEEQADIDRAVHWALGLPGVFLNTVGDVALLPKVLEAASRFERRPADAEMATMLDAKRLSSLFGLGT
- a CDS encoding glucose 1-dehydrogenase, which gives rise to MRLKGKTALITGASRNIGRAIALAFAAEGADLALNTRVNGEELEGVAAECREAGVRAVPLLADIADAAAVEAMVTQALAELGAIDVLVCNAAIRPHKALTETSLDDWHHVLAVNLHSAFYLARAVVPAMKERRRGSIIALGGMSSLTGRPNTAAVTTAKTGLLGLVRALAAELGPFGIRANMVMPGFIDTERRHAEWYPEWRQAPPEAPAQLKQIPLGRLGRPEEIAEACVFLASDASGYVTGDTIRVMGGRLIG
- a CDS encoding putative quinol monooxygenase, with amino-acid sequence MYALVVTIRVKSEARARFLAAIEDDAICSERDEPGCLRFNVLQDESDPTRIYLFEVYRDPAALEAHRKTPHYARFAGVAAETVEGKNEVRFAHTLFPRDGAYWERR
- a CDS encoding dienelactone hydrolase family protein; the encoded protein is MAYEALFAETVLIRGHRGDQIDAYLARPFGAGPSPGVVVIHHMPGWDGPTKEIARRFAHQGYVAISPNLHFREGKATPEENSASVRAAGGMPDDRTMGDVQGAIDHLRALPYLSGKVGVIGYCSGGRQAYLAACTLRGIDAAIDCYGGGVVAKPEELTPRQPVAPIEFTKNLQCPLLGLFGIEDARPSPDDVAKTEHALKDCGKTYEFHMYENAGHAFFAVDRPQYRQQAAGDGWKKVFAWFDKHLR
- a CDS encoding patatin-like phospholipase family protein, which translates into the protein MLQRAVALWQSRSFWRGRSRPRLALALGGGGVIGGMYEVGALAALEERLNGEGRGFDIYVGCSAGAVVGSLLANGIRAAEIYRILDEDLSDPLNFRRGAVFASDSFRRAAGRFGRIVWAFGKNAMVGLRGSIPDMLARAERDLPPGFFSLEALERFMREAFAARGLPNSFRELSRTLLIPAIDLDSAERVVFGQGDLHDVPISQAVAASSAIPGFFDPYTIGGRDYVDGGVGFSGHADLAAAAGAEVVFVVHPLVPSLSDGAGPALRARGLYTIMEQASRIYGQNLLQLGLATLSIKFPRTTFFLLEPPRTKTPLFGPSMGFEAARAALRFGYTSTKEWLDTKGQPLLRRLLPDPYAVAF
- a CDS encoding N-6 DNA methylase codes for the protein MQRYWDQIQVGYGKTWPLQMSPAEPDLRILTNEASWLADAIGRAAARVDPVTAGYFVGTTYAAALPPEIRARFGVYYTPPALAARLLDQATAAGVDWHTCTVLDPACGGGAFLAPVAQRIVKQLSHLEPENLLEAIAARVHGFEIDPVAAWMSQTFLEATMLPTCRAAKRRLPVVVEVRDSLRGQSGDGCYDLVVGNPPYGRVTLSPELRARYSASLYGHANLYGVFTDLALRCVRPGGLVAYVTPTSFLAGEYFKKLRQLLGCAAPPAAIDFIAHRKGVFDDVLQEALLATYRRDGVPGEVPVSFLTPVDESTVQLVTVGSFTLPGAPAEPWLIPRNVAQASLIERMRNMPHRLVDWGYTVSTGPLVWNRHKDQLRRGLGPQCLPLIWAEAVTSDGRFVLRATKANHQPYFRPRPEDDWLVVTQSCVLLQRTTAKEQSRRLIATVLPAQLLKQHGGAVVENHLNMLRPLESTPAVRPEVLATFLNSGVADQAFRCLSGSVAVSAYELEALPLPPADALPELGEAVACRAGRDVIDKICARLYGVE
- a CDS encoding zinc-binding dehydrogenase, encoding MTGRVAVLKAYGGDFELREYPVPDPAPGAILVRLTRAGVCGSDLHIWRGEMKEVYGSPPRDLTFGHEMCGHIERLGAGVTVDSAGQPLLEGDRVTFLYFFPCGRCPVCLRDEMGSCPRKGRPSRVAGTAPYFNNAYGDYYHLRPGGWVFRIPDEVSDDVATPANCALAQVIYGLTRAGLRPGDTLVIQGAGGLGLNAVAVARDTGADRVIVLDRVASRLELARAFGADHALSLGDLPTPERRIQAVMDLTGGFGADVVADFVGYPEVVPEGLRMLRGGGCYLEIGSIAPGNVFSYDATALVRGNARLVAASNYSPWALARALGFLRRNLGRFPFERLVSHVFPLAQISEAFREADWMQRGGDGLRISRAALSMAD
- a CDS encoding fumarylacetoacetate hydrolase family protein, producing the protein MKLLFFDDFKLGVLKGDAVIDVSEAVRSIPHTGPHNLISGLIERYADYKAPLEEAAKRGKGVPLSQVRIRPPLPKPYNIVAMAVNYMEDGTRSEPVPLNAFHKSPNSVIGPDDTMVLPDVPATIFEGEAELALVIGKRASQVRAAEAMEYVFGYLNFIDGSARGLQPAGANIPAGGNTFYQMKSRDTFSPLGPYLVTADEVPDPHRVQVRLWVNGVLKQNYNTSDMAHKIPRCIEWVSSIHTLEPGDVLATGTNHRGLSAFQNGDLIELETDGLGRLRLNVRDDLKRTWARETRLDRQQKGLEATTPQLSGKHTPAPR
- a CDS encoding ABC transporter substrate-binding protein, with protein sequence MRWALYVTLSPVWFDPGEVVGQLTPFWVLYALHDALVKPMPGNLMTPSLAESWTLSADQRVYEFKLREGLKFHNGDPFTAEDVKFSFQRSKGARVLKEKVREIEVVGPYRVRFHLHEPFPDFMAFYGTLATGAAWIAPKKHIEKVGEESFKRHPVGLGPYKFVSHAPGIELVMEAFEGYWRKTPSVKRLVFKVVLEATTRMAMLKRGEVDIAYSLDVPQAQEVKKDPALKLAFSGGIGIFFLDFLEQWDPKSPWADRRVRLAANYAIDRQALSDAETLGASKPAGNFIPRSFEFALPIEPYPYNPARAKQLLAEAGYPNGFDAGDLHQLPPYFSLGEAIVGYLQAVGIRLRMRPMERAAYYSALATKKLKGLCVCTSALYGNAASRMSEVYPSDGAWAYGGYPDVDALFKQQARETDRKKREAVLHQIQQLIHDRVRLGPIYEYIWPSGIGPRVAEPALMLINPYPWSAPLEEVRLKKN